The Streptomyces sp. NBC_00597 DNA segment GACCTCGACGAGCGGCTCGACGTGGTCGTCGTACCGGCAGCCTGACCGGCCGCGCCCCGACCGCGGCGATGTTTCACGTGAAACATCGCCTGCCGCCGGGCACTTCACCCGACTCCCCTTCACTCCACCGACGCGGAAAGAGCCCCACGTGCACGCCAACGACCCCGTGTTCCGGATGGGAATCACGGAGCCCACCGCCATCGACCCGTACAAGGCCCAGGAAGGGGAGGGGATCCTCGTCTGCAAGGCCCTGTTCACCGGGCTCCTCGCCCTCGACGAGGACGGCGTCCTGGTCCCGGCCACCGCCCGGTCCTGGGAGAGCGACCCGACCGCGACGACCTGGACCTTCACGCTGCGCGCCGGGACGGTGTTCAGCAACGGGGAGCCGGTCACCGCGCACAGCTTCGTGCGCGGCTGGGCGCGGGCGCTGGACCCCGAGGCCAACACGGAGACCGCGTACCACCTGGCGGGCGTGCACTCCTTCACCGCGGTCGACGACACGACGCTGGTGGTCGAGCTGTCCGAGCCCGACGTGCAGTTCGACCTGAAGACCCTCCAGCCGATCTTCAGCCCAGTGCCGGAGTGCGCCGGCCCGGCGCTGAACCCGGCGTACAACGACCTGCCGGTCGGCAACGGCCCCTTCAAGATGGCCGGCCCCTGGGAGCACGGGACCGCGATCCGGCTGGAGCGCAACGACCTGTGGGCGGGGCCCGCGCCCGAAGTGCGCGAGGTGCACATCGACGTCCTCGACGCGGTGACCGGCCTGGACGACGAGTACGAGCGTTTCCTGGCCGGCGTGTACGACTACGCCCGGATCCCCCCGGCGCGCACCGCCGAGGCGGCCGCTCTCGACGGTTTCCTGGAGCAGGAGGGCGCCGGCCTCTTCTACCTGATCCCGTTCTGCCACCAGGCGCCGATGGACTCGCTGGACGCCCGCCGGGCCCTGTCCGCGGCCATCGACCGCCAAGCTCTGATCGACACGTACTTCCAGGGGCGGCGCAGCGCGGCCCACTCACTACTGTCGCCCTGGTTCGGCAAGGCCCACACCCCGCTCGCGGAGGCGGCCGCGGATCCGGACCGCGGCTGGTCGGGGTACGACCCGCAGCGGGCGCGTGCGGCGGCCCTGCGGGCGGGTCTGGAGCCCGGCAGCCGCGTCGAGTTCGCGTACAACACCGGTGCCGGGCACGACGACTGGGTCAAGGCGCTGGCCCGCGGTCTGGAGGAGGTCCTGGGCTGGCGGATCGATCTGCTGCGGACCGACGCCCGCGGGCTGGTCGACCACCGGACCTCGATCTCGGCGACCGGTTTCTGCCGGGCCGGCTGGGCCTGCGACTACCCCACGCCCGACAACATGCTCTTCCCGCTGCTGCACTCCTCGTGCACGGCGCCCGACGCCGAGGGCACGGCCCACGGCGACAACGAAGGCCGGTACGTGAACCCGGAGTTCGACGCCCTGCTGGCACGCGCCCGGGCCTCGACGGACCCGGCGGAGCGCGCCGACGCCTGGCGCCGCGCGGACCGCGCGGCGATGGCCGACCTGGCGCTGATCCCGCTCTGGTACCGGACCGACCAGCGGGTCCACGCCACCGGCCGGATCACCGGCCTGCGCATCGACTTCGACGGAAATCCCACCCTCACCACTGTCAAGGCAAGGAAGACCACCCGATGAGTGCCAGCACGACTCCCGTCTACGACATCCTCGGCATCGGCTTCGGGCCGGCGAACCTGGCCCTCGCCATCGCCCTGGAGGAGCGCGAGTCGCCCCTCACGGCCCGCTTCCTGGAGGCCCGCCCGAGCCCCGAGTGGCAGCCCGGGATGCTGCTGGACGGCTCCGACATCCAGAACCACCCGAGCCGCGACCTGGTGACCCTGCGCAATCCGCGCAGCCGCTACACCTTCCTGAACTACCTGCACGAGCAGGGCCGGCTGCTGCGCCACCTCAACCTCCCCTCGGAGTTCCCGCTCCGCAAGGAGTACGCGGGCTACATCCGCTGGGCCGCCGGCTTCTTCTCCCACCTGGTCGACTGCAACCAGCGGGCGGCCCGCGTCGAGGTCGTCGAGGAGTACGGCGAGCGCGTCTACGAGGTCACCACCATGTCGGGCAGCCGCTACCTGGGCCGCACGCTGGTGATGGGCCCGGGCCGCACCCCGTACGTCCCGGCCCCGTACGACACGCTGCGCACCCCGCGGATCTTCCACCTGACCCAGTACCTGCCGAAGCTGGCGGAGCTGGCCGGCGAGGGCCGTGCCCCGGAGTCGGTGGCCGTCATCGGCGGCAGCCAGAGCGCCGTCGAGCTCGCCCTCGACCTGCACCGCCGCTTCCCGCGGACCAAGGTCACCACGTACACGCGCTCGCACTCGCTGCGGCTGAAGGACACCAGCCCGTTCAGCGAGGAGGGCTACTTCCCCGAGTTCACCGACTACTACTTCCGGGCGTCCCGCGAGGGCAAGAAGGCCCTCGACGCGTACATGCACGGCACGAACTACTCCTCCGCCGACGCAGACGTGCTGCGCGACCTCTACATGACCATCTACGAGCAGGAGCTCGACGGCGACCAGAAGGTGTTCGTCCGCGGCAACCACGAGGCCGTGGGCGTGGCCCCGGAGACCGGGGACCGCATCGCCCTGGACTTCGTCGAGCGCACCACCGGCGAGCGGATCAGCGAGGTCGTCGACTTCGCGGTCCTCGCCACCGGCTTCCGCAACATGGGCCCCGGCACGCACGAGGAGCTGTGCCCGCCGCTGATGGCCCCGCTCGCGAAGCTCTTCGCCACCGAGCCGGACGGCCGTCTCCAGGTGTCCGCCGACTACGCGCTCGAACCGGTCGCCGACGGGACCCCTCCGCTGTTCCTGAACGGCCTGTGCGAGTCCAGCCACGGCATCGGCGACGCGGGCTCCTTCAGCCTCCTGTCGCTGCGCGCCGCGACCCTCACCGACGCC contains these protein-coding regions:
- a CDS encoding ABC transporter substrate-binding protein; amino-acid sequence: MHANDPVFRMGITEPTAIDPYKAQEGEGILVCKALFTGLLALDEDGVLVPATARSWESDPTATTWTFTLRAGTVFSNGEPVTAHSFVRGWARALDPEANTETAYHLAGVHSFTAVDDTTLVVELSEPDVQFDLKTLQPIFSPVPECAGPALNPAYNDLPVGNGPFKMAGPWEHGTAIRLERNDLWAGPAPEVREVHIDVLDAVTGLDDEYERFLAGVYDYARIPPARTAEAAALDGFLEQEGAGLFYLIPFCHQAPMDSLDARRALSAAIDRQALIDTYFQGRRSAAHSLLSPWFGKAHTPLAEAAADPDRGWSGYDPQRARAAALRAGLEPGSRVEFAYNTGAGHDDWVKALARGLEEVLGWRIDLLRTDARGLVDHRTSISATGFCRAGWACDYPTPDNMLFPLLHSSCTAPDAEGTAHGDNEGRYVNPEFDALLARARASTDPAERADAWRRADRAAMADLALIPLWYRTDQRVHATGRITGLRIDFDGNPTLTTVKARKTTR
- a CDS encoding SidA/IucD/PvdA family monooxygenase; translation: MSASTTPVYDILGIGFGPANLALAIALEERESPLTARFLEARPSPEWQPGMLLDGSDIQNHPSRDLVTLRNPRSRYTFLNYLHEQGRLLRHLNLPSEFPLRKEYAGYIRWAAGFFSHLVDCNQRAARVEVVEEYGERVYEVTTMSGSRYLGRTLVMGPGRTPYVPAPYDTLRTPRIFHLTQYLPKLAELAGEGRAPESVAVIGGSQSAVELALDLHRRFPRTKVTTYTRSHSLRLKDTSPFSEEGYFPEFTDYYFRASREGKKALDAYMHGTNYSSADADVLRDLYMTIYEQELDGDQKVFVRGNHEAVGVAPETGDRIALDFVERTTGERISEVVDFAVLATGFRNMGPGTHEELCPPLMAPLAKLFATEPDGRLQVSADYALEPVADGTPPLFLNGLCESSHGIGDAGSFSLLSLRAATLTDALTARLTAAATDRSAVLAAA